From Pleurodeles waltl isolate 20211129_DDA unplaced genomic scaffold, aPleWal1.hap1.20221129 scaffold_39, whole genome shotgun sequence, a single genomic window includes:
- the LOC138276465 gene encoding uncharacterized protein isoform X2 yields the protein MTHRRWSGSFEVRETTLEHQHIGMGRKQAPGKKGQVQCSPEPERAALSSSPIHNVSSARSQNDAQRDREVKPLPGNLPCMIILSMLEQLEVKLDNLMSTVEDVPSRVAGLMEKIWIAKGEHHLVHGGASLEMVSTMTVKDCPFSRSPPIPLSVRASELNQCLHPASPAGHEPKHSPCLQRLFSDGHGPQQDCTLSRCPPPDVPVTPVEPSLHLQPAIDEDQETQRNQCTQLEPEDHVKEEHLPGESWGPQQNFCLQSPFYERHEPQQNHCIQRVLTDEKEPHEHIKQELLWIDGKVQQQKHYRQPAFQEEQSPQHNACLQQVFSDASDQHQNCKTEPMRPEAQNADQCNKLETQHPENCDQNYKQEPLHPEDRGENSDLKPTCTDAPGPSVSSLFLAQNTADTDGVIATDPWREEIQNQMYCCSKPSQRSCHRQKVRMVKRIMKLLEKERILLTK from the exons ATGACCCACAGAAGGTGGAGTGGGAGCTTCGAAGTGAGGGAGACG ACACTTGAACATCAACACATCGGAATGGGGAGAAAGCAGGCTCCAGGAAAGAAAGGACAAGTGCAGTGTTCACCTGAACCTGAAAGAGCTGCACTCTCATCTTCTCCTATCCATAATGTCTCATCTGCAAGATCCCAAAATGATGCTCAGAGGGACCGTGAGGTTAAGCCGCTGCCGGGGAACCTGCCCTGCATGATCATTTTATCCATGCTGGAGCAGTTGGAAGTCAAACTGGATAACTTGATGAGTACTGTGGAGGATGTGCCGTCTAGAGTCGCTGGGCTTATGGAGAAAATCTGGATAGCAAAGGGTGAACATCACCTTGTACATGGTGGTGCGTCTTTAGAGATGGTCAGTACAATGACGGTTAAAGATTGTCCTTTCAGTAGGTCCCCTCCGATCCCTCTTTCTGTCAGGGCAAGCGAGCTGAACCAGTGCCTTCATCCTGCATCTCCAGCTGGTCATGAACCAAAGCACAGCCCGTGCCTTCAACGTTTGTTTTCAGATGGCCATGGACCACAGCAGGACTGTACTTTGTCCAGGTGCCCTCCTCCCGATGTTCCAGTCACCCCAGTTGAGCCAAGCCTTCATCTTCAACCAGCAATTGATGAAGACCAGGAAACACAACGGAACCAGTGCACACAACTAGAACCGGAAGACCATGTGAAGGAAGAACACTTGCCTGGAGAAAGTTGGGGCCCACAACAGAACTTCTGCCTGCAGTCACCATTTTACGAGAGGCATGAGCCACAGCAAAACCACTGCATACAACGAGTGCTCACAGATGAGAAGGAACCGCATGAACACATAAAGCAAGAGTTGTTGTGGATTGATGGCAAGGTTCAACAGCAAAAACACTATAGACAACCAGCATTTCAAGAGGAACAGAGTCCACAGCACAATGCATGCCTGCAGCAGGTGTTCTCTGATGCATCTGACCAACATCAGAACTGCAAAACTGAACCAATGCGCCCTGAGGCACAGAATGCAGATCAGTGCAATAAGCTAGAAACACAGCATCCTGAGAACTGCGATCAGAACTACAAGCAAGAACCACTgcatcctgaggacagaggtgagaACTCAGACTTAAAACCAACATGTACTGATGCACCAGGCCCGTCTGTATCTTCATTATTCCTGGCACAGAATACTGCTGATACAGATGGAGTTATCGCCACAGACCCTTGGAGAGAGGAAATACAGAATCAGATGTATTGCTGTTCAAAGCCATCCCAG CGCAGCTGTCACCGACAGAAAGTACGAATGGTAAAGAGAATCATGAAGCTTCTGGAGAAAGAAAGAATTTTGCTcacaaaataa
- the LOC138276465 gene encoding zinc finger protein 892-like isoform X1, translating to MTHRRWSGSFEVRETTLEHQHIGMGRKQAPGKKGQVQCSPEPERAALSSSPIHNVSSARSQNDAQRDREVKPLPGNLPCMIILSMLEQLEVKLDNLMSTVEDVPSRVAGLMEKIWIAKGEHHLVHGGASLEMVSTMTVKDCPFSRSPPIPLSVRASELNQCLHPASPAGHEPKHSPCLQRLFSDGHGPQQDCTLSRCPPPDVPVTPVEPSLHLQPAIDEDQETQRNQCTQLEPEDHVKEEHLPGESWGPQQNFCLQSPFYERHEPQQNHCIQRVLTDEKEPHEHIKQELLWIDGKVQQQKHYRQPAFQEEQSPQHNACLQQVFSDASDQHQNCKTEPMRPEAQNADQCNKLETQHPENCDQNYKQEPLHPEDRAQLSPTESTNGKENHEASGERKNFAHKINERKHQRIHRSERFNNKTLFAKQKRIHTGLGVYPYAECKKTFTGKTQPLLHEKTHTGLRLYQYTEHETRFADEATLIHQEITPKGERPFHCNICEKSFTQKGNLLQHQRIHTGEKPHHCNVCAKRFSRKATLVRHQIIHTGEKPYHCTVCAKRFTLRATLVRHQTVHTGQRLYHCTVCSKSFDLKTSLVRHQSIHTREGHIAAQDLKTTLN from the exons ATGACCCACAGAAGGTGGAGTGGGAGCTTCGAAGTGAGGGAGACG ACACTTGAACATCAACACATCGGAATGGGGAGAAAGCAGGCTCCAGGAAAGAAAGGACAAGTGCAGTGTTCACCTGAACCTGAAAGAGCTGCACTCTCATCTTCTCCTATCCATAATGTCTCATCTGCAAGATCCCAAAATGATGCTCAGAGGGACCGTGAGGTTAAGCCGCTGCCGGGGAACCTGCCCTGCATGATCATTTTATCCATGCTGGAGCAGTTGGAAGTCAAACTGGATAACTTGATGAGTACTGTGGAGGATGTGCCGTCTAGAGTCGCTGGGCTTATGGAGAAAATCTGGATAGCAAAGGGTGAACATCACCTTGTACATGGTGGTGCGTCTTTAGAGATGGTCAGTACAATGACGGTTAAAGATTGTCCTTTCAGTAGGTCCCCTCCGATCCCTCTTTCTGTCAGGGCAAGCGAGCTGAACCAGTGCCTTCATCCTGCATCTCCAGCTGGTCATGAACCAAAGCACAGCCCGTGCCTTCAACGTTTGTTTTCAGATGGCCATGGACCACAGCAGGACTGTACTTTGTCCAGGTGCCCTCCTCCCGATGTTCCAGTCACCCCAGTTGAGCCAAGCCTTCATCTTCAACCAGCAATTGATGAAGACCAGGAAACACAACGGAACCAGTGCACACAACTAGAACCGGAAGACCATGTGAAGGAAGAACACTTGCCTGGAGAAAGTTGGGGCCCACAACAGAACTTCTGCCTGCAGTCACCATTTTACGAGAGGCATGAGCCACAGCAAAACCACTGCATACAACGAGTGCTCACAGATGAGAAGGAACCGCATGAACACATAAAGCAAGAGTTGTTGTGGATTGATGGCAAGGTTCAACAGCAAAAACACTATAGACAACCAGCATTTCAAGAGGAACAGAGTCCACAGCACAATGCATGCCTGCAGCAGGTGTTCTCTGATGCATCTGACCAACATCAGAACTGCAAAACTGAACCAATGCGCCCTGAGGCACAGAATGCAGATCAGTGCAATAAGCTAGAAACACAGCATCCTGAGAACTGCGATCAGAACTACAAGCAAGAACCACTgcatcctgaggacagag CGCAGCTGTCACCGACAGAAAGTACGAATGGTAAAGAGAATCATGAAGCTTCTGGAGAAAGAAAGAATTTTGCTcacaaaataaatgaaagaaaacaccaaaggataCACAGGAGTGAGAGGTTTAACAATAAAACACTATTTGCAAAGCAGAAAAGAATACACACCGGCCTAGGAGTGTATCCCTATGCTGAGTGTAAGAAGACATTTACTGGAAAGACGCAACCTTTACTGCACGAAAAAACACACACAGGACTAAGACTGTATCAATACACTGAACATGAAACGAGGTTTGCTGACGAGGCAACCCTTATACACCAAGAAATAACTCCCAAAGGAGAGCGGCCCTTTCACTGCAATATCTGTGAGAAAAGCTTTACTCAAAAGGGAAATCTTCTACAACATCAAAGAATACATACAGGAGAGAAACCTCATCACTGCAATGTGTGTGCAAAGAGGTTTAGTCGTAAGGCAACCCTTGTGCGCCATCAAATCATACACACAGGAGAGAAGCCTTATCACTGCACTGTTTGTGCCAAGAGGTTTACTCTTAGGGCAACCCTTGTACGCCATCAAACCGTACACACAGGACAGAGGCTTTATCACTGCACTGTGTGTAGCAAGAGCTTTGATCTTAAGACAAGCCTTGTACGCCATCAAAGCATACACACCAGAGAAGGCCATATTGCTGCACAAGATCTGAAAACAACCTTAAACTAA